The Triticum aestivum cultivar Chinese Spring chromosome 3A, IWGSC CS RefSeq v2.1, whole genome shotgun sequence genome includes a region encoding these proteins:
- the LOC123059855 gene encoding putative E3 ubiquitin-protein ligase SINA-like 6 gives MAKKAGAERDAAAESCARKKAKVESEARAAASKITVNLDHKLLECSACCSPLAPPLFQCTNGHITCSECRTNAEYSCSLCAEPANTRCDIMERVLGGMTAPCSFREFGCSATIPFTKKLTHEESCLHAPCHCPIPYCRLYANRGQSLSEHIETKHCLVPYGNATAGSLSPVRVSDDEPVRLVFLDARAVFLLVVERSGPSGRAVSVVKLVSEPVKEEKDFKYKIQVHTRAGVLSLSGETQSVGRLMRPYQATASLFVSDAVWSPLDSPVYLEFK, from the exons atgGCCAAG AAGGCTGGTGCGGAGAGGGACGCGGCGGCGGAGAGCTGTGCCAGAAAGAAGGCTAAGGTCGAGTCCGAGGCCAGGGCTGCTGCGTCGAAGATCACCGTCAACTTAGACCACAAGTTGCTGGAGTGCTCCGCTTGCTGCAGCCCATTGGCTCCACCCCTGTTCCAG TGCACAAATGGCCACATCACATGCTCAGAGTGCCGCACCAATGCAGAGTACAGTTGCAGCTTGTGTGCCGAGCCCGCCAACACCCGCTGCGACATCATGGAGCGCGTACTTGGCGGCATGACCGCGCCGTGCTCGTTCCGGGAGTTCGGCTGCTCCGCGACGATCCCGTTCACGAAGAAGCTGACCCATGAAGAGTCCTGCCTCCATGCCCCGTGCCACTGCCCTATCCCCTATTGCCGCCTCTACGCCAACCGTGGCCAGTCCCTGAGCGAGCACATCGAGACGAAACACTGCTTGGTCCCATACGGCAACGCCACAGCCGGCAGCCTTTCCCCCGTGAGGGTGTCTGACGATGAGCCGGTGCGCCTGGTGTTCCTGGACGCCAGGGCGGTGTTCCTGCTGGTGGTCGAGCGGAGTGGGCCATCGGGGCGTGCCGTGTCGGTGGTCAAGCTCGTCAGCGAGCCGGTCAAGGAGGAGAAGGATTTCAAGTACAAGATCCAGGTGCATACGCGAGCAGGCGTCCTCTCTCTGTCCGGCGAGACGCAGAGTGTCGGGCGGCTGATGAGGCCTTACCAGGCAACCGCGTCGCTGTTTGTCTCGGACGCCGTGTGGTCTCCCCTGGATTCTCCCGTGTACCTCGAGTTTAAATGA
- the LOC123059856 gene encoding GDSL esterase/lipase ACHE, translating to MASARRCTTMATNKLIMFVVMLVVLQRVRSDDSPCDFPAIFNLGDSYSDTGAFPALFPAVQPPYGRTFFGMPAGRQSDGRLTIDFMAQSLGLRYLNAYLDSLGSNFTQGANFASAAGTIRRVNGSLWTSGYSPISLDVQIWQFQQFINRSQFVYNNIGGVYREILPKPEHLVSKALYTFDIGANDLAMGYLDNMTTEQVEAYVPDLMERLASAIQTVYDLGGRYFWVHNTGTLGCLPYALAYRPDLATEKDSAGCSVALNAGPRFFNARLKETVARLRVALPEAAFTYVDVYTAMYRLMSEAKKIGFGDPLRVCCGYGGGEYNFDKDIGCGVKVEVNGTVMEGKSCEDPSRSVSWDGVHLTEAAYKFIFDQIVEGALSDPPVPLRRACQTKGQ from the exons ATGGCTTCAGCTCGCCGTTGCACCACCATGGCCACCAACAAACTCATCATGTTCGTCGTGATGCTGGTGGTTCTACAGAGGGTGCGTTCTGATGATTCTCCGTGTGACTTCCCGGCGATCTTCAACTTGGGCGACTCCTACTCGGACACCGGAGCCTTCCCAGCCCTCTTCCCGGCCGTGCAGCCACCCTACGGCCGGACCTTCTTCGGCATGCCGGCCGGGAGGCAGAGCGACGGCCGCCTCACTATCGATTTCATGG CTCAAAGCCTGGGGCTGCGTTACCTGAATGCGTATCTGGATTCACTGGGAAGCAACTTCACGCAGGGAGCCAATTTCGCGAGCGCCGCTGGAACCATCAGACGAGTGAACGGGAGCTTGTGGACCTCCGGGTACAGCCCCATTTCCCTGGACGTGCAGATCTGGCAATTCCAGCAGTTCATCAATAGGAGCCAGTTTGTCTACAACAACATAG GTGGAGTCTACCGAGAAATCCTGCCGAAACCCGAGCACTTGGTCTCCAAGGCGCTTTACACCTTCGACATCGGCGCCAACGACCTCGCCATGGGCTACCTAGACAACATGACCACGGAGCAAGTCGAGGCCTACGTCCCCGACCTGATGGAGAGGCTCGCGTCGGCGATCCAAACGGTGTACGACCTCGGTGGGAGGTACTTCTGGGTGCACAACACAGGGACGCTCGGGTGCCTGCCGTACGCCCTGGCGTACCGCCCGGACCTCGCCACGGAGAAGGACAGCGCCGGCTGCTCCGTTGCGCTCAACGCCGGCCCCCGGTTCTTCAACGCGCGGCTCAAGGAGACCGTTGCGAGGCTAAGGGTGGCTCTCCCCGAGGCCGCCTTCACCTACGTCGACGTGTACACCGCCATGTACCGGCTGATGAGCGAAGCCAAGAAGATCGGTTTTGGGGACCCTCTACGCGTGTGCTGCGGGTACGGCGGCGGCGAGTACAACTTCGACAAGGACATCGGATGCGGCGTTAAGGTGGAGGTGAATGGCACGGTCATGGAGGGGAAGTCATGCGAGGACCCGTCCAGGAGCGTGAGCTGGGATGGCGTGCACTTGACCGAGGCGGCTTACAAGTTCATCTTCGACCAGATCGTGGAGGGCGCGCTCTCCGACCCGCCGGTGCCTCTACGGCGGGCTTGCCAAACGAAAGGGCAATGA
- the LOC123057563 gene encoding GDSL esterase/lipase ACHE: MATKLMPAVLLVMLELSAGAGARSDDSPCAFPAIFNLGDSNSDTGAFPALFPAVQPPYGRTFFGMPAGRQSDGRLTIDFMAESLGLRYLSAYLDSLGSNFTQGANFASAAGTIRRVNGSLWTSGYSPISLDVQIWQLQQFINRSQFIYNNIGGIYREILPNPEHLVSKALYTFDIGQNDLTVGYFDNMTTEQVAAYVPDLMERISSAIQAVYDLGGRYFWVHNTAPLGCLPYALVFRPDLAAEKDAAGCSVALNAGARFFNARLKETVARLRATLPGAAFTYVDIYAAKYRLISQAKKLGFGDPLRVCCGYGGGEYNFDRDIRCGDKVQANGTSALAGKSCKDPSRSVSWDGVHFTEAANKFVFDQIVDGALSDPPVPLRRACQGKRQ; the protein is encoded by the exons ATGGCGACCAAACTCATGCCCGCCGTGTTGCTGGTGATGCTAGAACTCTCCGCGGGGGCGGGGGCGCGCTCCGATGATTCGCCGTGTGCCTTCCCGGCGATCTTCAACCTCGGTGACTCCAACTCGGACACGGGAGCCTTCCCAGCCCTCTTCCCGGCGGTGCAGCCGCCCTACGGCCGGACCTTCTTCGGCATGCCGGCCGGGCGGCAAAGCGACGGACGCCTCACCATCGACTTCATGG CTGAAAGCCTGGGGCTACGTTACCTGAGTGCGTATCTGGATTCACTCGGGAGCAACTTCACGCAGGGAGCCAATTTCGCCAGTGCCGCCGGAACCATCAGACGGGTGAACGGGAGCTTGTGGACCTCCGGGTACAGCCCCATTTCCTTGGACGTCCAGATCTGGCAATTGCAGCAGTTCATCAACAGGAGCCAGTTCATCTACAACAACATAGGTGGAATCTACCGGGAGATCCTGCCGAACCCAGAGCACCTGGTCTCCAAGGCGCTTTACACCTTCGACATCGGCCAGAACGACCTCACCGTGGGCTACTTCGACAACATGACCACCGAGCAAGTCGCGGCCTACGTCCCCGATCTAATGGAGAGGATCTCGTCCGCGATCCAGGCCGTGTACGACCTTGGTGGGAGATACTTCTGGGTGCACAACACGGCGCCGCTCGGGTGCCTGCCGTACGCCTTGGTCTTCCGCCCGGACCTCGCCGCGGAGAAGGACGCCGCCGGCTGCTCGGTCGCGCTCAACGCCGGCGCCCGGTTCTTCAACGCGCGGCTCAAGGAGACCGTGGCGAGGCTCAGGGCGACGCTCCCCGGCGCCGCCTTCACCTACGTTGACATCTATGCCGCCAAGTACAGGCTGATAAGCCAGGCCAAGAAGCTCGGTTTCGGGGACCCCCTGCGCGTGTGCTGCGGGTACGGTGGCGGCGAGTACAACTTCGACAGGGACATCCGGTGCGGCGATAAGGTGCAGGCGAACGGCACGTCGGCGCTGGCGGGGAAGTCGTGCAAGGACCCGTCCAGGAGCGTGAGCTGGGACGGCGTGCACTTCACCGAGGCGGCCAACAAGTTCGTCTTCGATCAGATCGTGGATGGCGCGCTCTCCGACCCTCCCGTGCCTCTGCGGCGGGCCTGCCAGGGCAAACGGCAATGA